Proteins from a genomic interval of Pseudoruegeria sp. SHC-113:
- a CDS encoding LacI family DNA-binding transcriptional regulator, translated as MKNGDTAETTRSLTLRDVSEASGVSEMTVSRVLRNRGDVSKDTRKKVLDAAKRLGYVPNKIAGALASKRVNLVAVVIPSMSNMVFPEVMSSITAELDDTELQPVVGLTNYIPEQEEKVLYEMLSWRPSGVIVAGLEHTEASRAMLRNAGIPVVEIMDVDGDPIDTAVGISHRRAGRMMAQAILKAGYEHIGFLGTKMPLDHRARKRFEGFTEALAKAGCEIEDQEFYSGGSALKKGREMTQAMLERSPELDFLYFSNDMIGAGGLLYLREQGIDVPGQIGLAGFNGVELLDGLPQQLATMDACRTEIGAIAARIIAGRTAGEEDDYGQRVELTPKIQYGQTLKR; from the coding sequence TTGAAAAACGGTGACACGGCCGAGACCACACGATCCCTGACCCTGCGGGATGTTTCCGAAGCCTCCGGCGTGAGCGAGATGACCGTCTCCCGCGTGCTGCGCAACCGGGGCGATGTGTCCAAGGACACGCGCAAGAAGGTGCTCGATGCCGCCAAGCGGCTGGGCTACGTGCCCAACAAGATCGCGGGTGCGCTGGCCTCCAAACGGGTGAACCTTGTGGCGGTGGTGATTCCGTCGATGTCCAACATGGTGTTTCCCGAGGTGATGTCCTCCATCACGGCGGAACTGGATGACACCGAGCTACAGCCGGTGGTGGGCCTGACGAATTACATCCCGGAGCAGGAAGAAAAGGTACTCTACGAGATGCTCTCGTGGCGGCCCTCCGGCGTGATCGTGGCCGGACTGGAGCACACCGAGGCCTCCCGCGCCATGCTGCGCAATGCGGGCATCCCCGTTGTCGAGATCATGGATGTGGACGGCGATCCGATCGACACCGCCGTTGGCATCTCCCACCGCCGGGCCGGGCGCATGATGGCGCAGGCGATCCTGAAAGCGGGCTATGAGCACATCGGGTTCCTCGGCACCAAGATGCCGCTAGACCACCGCGCCCGTAAACGCTTTGAAGGCTTCACGGAAGCTTTGGCGAAAGCGGGATGCGAGATCGAAGATCAGGAGTTCTACTCCGGCGGTTCCGCCCTGAAGAAGGGCCGCGAGATGACGCAAGCCATGCTGGAGCGCTCGCCGGAGTTGGATTTTCTCTATTTCTCCAATGACATGATCGGCGCGGGCGGGCTTCTGTACCTGCGCGAGCAGGGCATCGACGTGCCCGGCCAGATCGGCCTTGCCGGGTTCAATGGCGTGGAGCTACTGGACGGCCTGCCCCAGCAACTGGCCACGATGGACGCCTGCCGTACCGAGATCGGCGCCATCGCCGCCCGGATCATCGCAGGCCGCACCGCGGGTGAAGAGGATGATTACGGCCAGCGCGTGGAGCTGACGCCGAAAATTCAGTACGGCCAGACGCTGAAGCGGTAG
- a CDS encoding DeoR/GlpR family DNA-binding transcription regulator, protein MVQNFREPQILEIARTEGKVKVEDLARRFDVTVQTIRRDLSDLAEAGKLERVHGGAVLPSGVSNIGYEDRRGLNSDAKSGIARLCAQCIPDDASLFLNIGTSTEAVARELLHHKNLLVVTNNINVANILVANSACQIMLSGGMLRRSDGGLTGDLTTRTIEQFKVDFAVIGCSAVDEDGDLLDFDVQEVGVSKTIIRQARTTFLVADHSKFTRSAPARIASLADVGAVFSDAPLPGDLVQKCADWGTEVHIA, encoded by the coding sequence ATGGTCCAGAATTTCCGCGAACCGCAGATCCTCGAAATCGCCCGCACAGAGGGCAAGGTAAAGGTCGAGGATCTGGCCCGCCGGTTCGACGTGACGGTGCAAACGATCCGGCGCGATCTTTCGGATCTGGCTGAAGCGGGCAAGCTTGAGCGCGTCCATGGCGGCGCGGTGCTGCCCTCCGGCGTGTCCAACATCGGCTACGAGGATCGGCGCGGGCTCAACAGCGATGCGAAATCCGGCATCGCCCGGCTCTGCGCGCAATGCATCCCCGACGATGCCTCGCTGTTTCTCAACATCGGCACCAGCACCGAGGCCGTGGCGCGGGAGCTGCTGCACCACAAGAACCTGCTCGTCGTGACCAACAACATCAACGTGGCCAATATCCTTGTGGCCAACAGCGCCTGCCAGATCATGCTCTCGGGCGGCATGCTGCGGCGCTCCGATGGCGGGCTGACTGGCGATCTCACCACGCGCACCATCGAGCAGTTCAAGGTGGATTTCGCCGTCATCGGCTGTTCGGCCGTGGATGAAGACGGCGATCTGCTCGATTTCGATGTGCAGGAGGTCGGCGTGTCCAAAACCATCATCCGACAGGCGCGCACCACCTTCCTCGTGGCCGATCACTCCAAGTTCACCCGATCTGCCCCGGCGCGCATTGCCTCGCTCGCCGATGTGGGCGCGGTGTTCTCCGATGCGCCGCTGCCCGGCGATCTTGTGCAGAAATGCGCCGATTGGGGCACCGAGGTGCATATCGCTTAA
- a CDS encoding formylglycine-generating enzyme family protein codes for MTDNTAAKSCCAPAAGRGGEAAPAPQPAPEALRDALKAQAVAIPGGASLIGTNRPELPVDGEAPLRRSKIKPFRMGATAVTNAQFAAFVEATGHVTEAERFGWSFVFWQQVPEGYPDTQGVSGAEWWRRVDGADWRNINGPGTGAASWHADHPVVHVSWNDARAYAAWAGGRLPTEAEWEHAARGGLGDVRFPWGEAEPDDTSHQPCNIWQGRFPHVNTAADGFLTTAPAQSFAPNGYGLSNMVGNTWEWTADAFTIRSLKKEVKAQLAAMKGYKLMKGGSFLCHASYCYRYRIAARTGSSPDSTTTHQGFRVVWPD; via the coding sequence ATGACCGATAATACAGCCGCCAAATCCTGCTGTGCGCCCGCTGCCGGGCGCGGGGGTGAGGCCGCGCCTGCGCCGCAACCGGCCCCCGAAGCCCTGCGCGACGCGCTGAAAGCGCAGGCCGTGGCCATTCCCGGTGGCGCAAGCCTGATCGGCACCAACCGCCCCGAACTACCCGTGGACGGGGAAGCGCCCCTGCGGCGCAGCAAGATCAAGCCGTTTCGCATGGGGGCAACCGCCGTCACCAACGCGCAATTCGCCGCCTTCGTGGAGGCCACGGGCCATGTGACAGAAGCCGAGCGCTTCGGCTGGTCTTTCGTGTTCTGGCAGCAGGTGCCGGAGGGCTACCCCGACACGCAAGGGGTGTCGGGGGCCGAATGGTGGCGCCGGGTGGACGGAGCCGACTGGCGCAACATCAATGGGCCGGGCACAGGGGCTGCAAGCTGGCATGCCGATCACCCGGTGGTGCATGTCTCGTGGAACGACGCCCGCGCCTATGCCGCCTGGGCCGGGGGACGTCTGCCCACAGAAGCCGAATGGGAACACGCCGCGCGCGGCGGGCTGGGCGACGTGCGCTTTCCATGGGGCGAGGCCGAGCCTGATGACACAAGTCATCAGCCCTGCAACATCTGGCAGGGCCGCTTCCCTCATGTGAATACAGCCGCCGACGGCTTTCTCACTACGGCCCCGGCGCAGAGCTTCGCGCCCAACGGCTACGGGCTTTCCAACATGGTGGGCAACACCTGGGAATGGACGGCGGATGCCTTCACCATCCGCTCGCTGAAGAAAGAGGTGAAAGCACAGCTCGCGGCGATGAAGGGCTATAAGCTGATGAAGGGCGGCTCCTTCCTCTGCCACGCAAGCTACTGCTACCGCTACCGAATCGCCGCGCGCACGGGGTCCTCGCCCGACAGCACAACGACCCATCAGGGCTTCCGGGTGGTCTGGCCTGATTAG
- a CDS encoding transcriptional regulator, with amino-acid sequence MTSTSATDLRRSAARVLSLGIGAVVVLLAGVAGFLLLTLPSANAFNEKVERLFVENDDLTSNAEIKLLEILAQSGTAFSDTLSSYRMVIFVLLVFAAIMLVATVIFLFALLVLNRRMGEIERSGIQVNSLLISREENTVYLNNMEFKLTAAAIETLGILAEARLDEEVLNGVQIEAMVSGKSEADCDEAAGATRIKRLRDALGNQIVSELLVKTIARRGYLLAIDKDVIRMI; translated from the coding sequence GTGACTTCTACCTCCGCTACTGACCTGCGCCGGTCCGCGGCCCGCGTGCTGAGCCTTGGGATCGGGGCCGTCGTTGTGCTGCTCGCGGGCGTTGCCGGCTTTCTGCTGCTCACTTTGCCCAGCGCCAATGCCTTCAATGAGAAGGTGGAACGGCTCTTCGTGGAAAACGACGATCTGACGTCAAACGCCGAGATCAAGCTGCTGGAGATCCTCGCCCAATCGGGCACTGCCTTCTCCGATACACTGAGTTCCTACCGGATGGTGATCTTCGTGCTTCTGGTTTTCGCCGCGATCATGCTGGTGGCCACGGTGATCTTTCTTTTTGCACTGCTGGTGCTGAACCGCCGCATGGGGGAGATCGAGCGCTCCGGCATTCAGGTGAATTCCCTGCTGATCAGTCGCGAGGAAAACACGGTTTACCTGAACAACATGGAGTTCAAGCTCACCGCCGCCGCCATCGAAACGCTTGGCATCCTCGCCGAAGCGCGGCTGGATGAGGAAGTGCTGAACGGGGTGCAGATCGAGGCGATGGTCTCGGGCAAATCCGAGGCCGATTGCGACGAGGCCGCCGGGGCCACGCGCATCAAGCGCCTGCGCGATGCGCTGGGAAACCAGATCGTGAGCGAACTTCTGGTGAAAACCATCGCCAGACGCGGCTACCTGCTCGCCATCGACAAAGACGTCATCCGGATGATTTGA
- a CDS encoding DNA-3-methyladenine glycosylase I codes for MRTFDEILEISGNRHGGVQAVVAQLTPPKSPAELAQIGDDRWLSQMTKAVFQAGFSWKVIEAKWPGFETAFKGFDPGACAMMDDAWFDSLLTDTAIVRNGTKIRTVQENAVFLLDLARGHGSAARCFADWPSEDYIGLLALIKKEGSRLGGTSGQYMLRMMGKESFILSRDVVARLIAEGVIDKPPTSKKALVAVQEAFNGWKAESGRSLTEISRVLAMSCG; via the coding sequence ATGCGCACGTTTGACGAAATACTCGAAATTTCCGGCAATCGGCACGGGGGGGTGCAGGCCGTTGTGGCGCAGCTCACGCCGCCAAAATCGCCTGCCGAACTGGCGCAGATTGGCGATGATCGTTGGCTTTCGCAGATGACGAAGGCGGTGTTTCAGGCCGGGTTCAGCTGGAAGGTGATCGAGGCGAAATGGCCCGGTTTCGAGACGGCCTTCAAAGGGTTCGATCCGGGCGCCTGCGCGATGATGGATGACGCATGGTTCGACAGCCTGCTCACCGATACCGCCATCGTGCGCAATGGCACCAAGATCCGCACGGTCCAGGAAAATGCCGTGTTCCTTCTGGATCTCGCCCGCGGCCATGGCAGTGCAGCGCGCTGTTTCGCGGACTGGCCGTCGGAGGATTACATCGGGCTTCTGGCGCTGATCAAGAAGGAGGGCTCTCGGCTCGGCGGCACCTCGGGGCAATACATGCTGCGGATGATGGGCAAGGAGAGCTTCATCCTGTCGCGCGATGTGGTGGCACGGCTGATCGCGGAAGGGGTGATCGACAAACCGCCGACGTCGAAAAAGGCGCTTGTGGCGGTGCAGGAGGCGTTCAACGGCTGGAAGGCCGAAAGCGGGCGGTCGCTGACGGAAATCAGTCGGGTGCTGGCGATGAGTTGTGGGTGA